The window AGACTTTCTATTCTGAGGCAATTTATTCCGGGATAAGTCATGCTAAAGCAACCTATTATGAAATAAGCTGACGGAAACAAGACTGATTTATACGACGCCAGATAGCAAACCAGATAGCAAAACAGTTACCAAAACTCCTTGCAATATGACTGGTTATAAATTACATTATTCGTAAGCAGTTAACTATAGCGTAATTTATTGCACTGTTTTTTATTATACTAACTAAGCAACTATTACCTTAATTAAGCCACTTATACTAATTTAGCAAGGAGCATTTCATGTCAACGATTGACAAAAACCTCACTTCATTTATCGATATCGCTAGCGATTCTGATTTCTCAATTCATAACCTTCCTTATGGCATCTTCAGTGAGACTGAAGACACTACTGGCAATAACAAGCGCCGTGCCGGTGTCGCTATTGGCGATCAAGTGTTGGACTTATCAGTACTTGAAACTGAAGGTCTGCTAACGCTAGAGGGTGGCCCCTATTTTGATCAGTCCACGCTAAATCCTTTTATCGAATCCGGTCGTGACAACTGGACAAAAGCGCGCAACACTATCCAAACCCTACTCTCTACCAACAGCAAAGATTTAGGTGACAACCAAGAGTTGCAGAAAAAAGCGCTGTTTAAGCAAGCAGACGTCACCATGCATTTGCCAGTACGCGTTCCCGGCTACACTGACTTTTATTCTTCTAAAGAACATGCCACCAACGTCGGCACCATGTTCCGCGATCCTGACAATGCCTTATTGCCTAACTGGAAAGAGATGCCTGTGGCTTATAACGGTCGCGCCAGCACCGTCATCGTCAGTGGTACCGACATTGTCCGTCCTTCAGGCCAGCTAAAACCTAGCCCTGATGAGCGTCCTATTTTCTCACCTTGTAAGCGTCTCGATTTCGAACTTGAGACCGCATTTATCGTCGGTCAACCTAACAAAATTGGTCAACCTATCGCTATCGAAAACGCCTGGGATCATATCTTTGGCATGGTGTTATTTAACGACTGGTCAGCTCGTGATATTCAAAAATGGGAATATGTGCCCTTAGGTCCGTTTAATGCCAAAACCTTTGCTTCTGAGATTTCACCTTGGATTGTTACTTTAGACGCCCTGCAACCTTTTAAAACTTCAATCCCTACTCAAGATCCTCAGCCGCTGGCCTACTTACGTGAAAAAACGAGCGATAACAGCTTCGATATTAACTTGTCAGTAGAGCTGCTACCAGCAAATGCTGCCAGTACTGATAGTGCAACGGTTCTTTGTGAAAGTAACTTTAAATATATGTATTGGTCAATGACCCAGCAACTTACCCACCACACCATCTCTGGCTGTAAGGTAGAAGTTGGTGACATGATGGGTTCAGGTACGATTTCAGGGCCAACGCCAGACACTTTCGGCTCAATGCTAGAGCTGGCTTGGAACGCAACCAAACCAGTTAAACTTAATAATGGTGAAACGCGCAGCTTTATTGAAGATGGTGACACCGTAATCCTAAAAGGCCATGCCAAAAAAGAGGGCATTCGTGTGGGCTTCGGTGAGGTACGCAGTAAGGTATTACCCGCTTTAGACTTTAATTTTTCTGACTAACAGTCCTTTAGATAACAGTCGTCTAAATAAAAGCTCTAGATAACAGCTAAAGCACCGTATGAATCGTCATCCAGCTCAGTTTAGCTTAGTTCAGTTCAACCCAGTCACGGTAAAGCAGCCATTTTATTTTTATGGTGGTTAAACCACTTTTACTGTGACTGCCCTCTTTTAACTATTTATCAGAAGGATATTGATAATGACTTTTAAAATAGAACAAATCCATCACGTCGCTTATCGTTGTAAAGACACGAAAGAGACCGTCGAATGGTATAAAAAACACCTTCATATGGACTTCATCTTGGCATTTGCTGAAGATCATGTGCCCTCTACTCATGCCTTTGATCCGTATATGCACGTCTTTTTAGATGCCGGTAACGGTAACGTATTGGCATTTTTTGAAGTGCCCAATCAACCTGAGATGGGCTTTGACCCCAACACCCCAGACTGGGTGCAGCATCTAGCGATGAAAGTAAAAGACCGTGATACCTTAATAGCTGCTAAAAAGCATTTAGAAGAAGGCGGTATTGAGGTTATCGGGGTTACCAATCATGGTATTTTCCATTCTATCTATTTCTTCGATCCTAATGGTCATCGCATGGAACTGACCTACGATGATATTACTTCAGAAGAAAAAGTCTCGATGATTACTGAAGAAATAAAGAAAGATATGCTTGATGAATGGACGCGTACCAAACGTGCCCCAGGCCATACTCACTTTTTGCATGCTGAAGAGCTTGCCGAAGCAAAAGAGCAGGTTCCTGTTGGAGAGTAATGAAAAATAAGGCGTGCTTTATTAAATGAGCTAGCATTTAATAAGGCGGCTAAAGATTGCCATCAACTAGATTATGAAGCTCAAAATAAGTATATGGTCTAATTGATGACATTCATACTTATGCAATTTGATAACGTTGAGCTATCGCCCGTACTTTGTCAGCCACTTCATGCTGCTGACTCATTGGTAGCTGTTCTGAAGTACCGATAATAGTAATGGCATAGTCTAATGGCACCTCTTTAATAAGGGCATCTGTAGCATGAGTAAGTTTCGGCAAAAGTACCGGGATAGTAATAGCGTTGATGCCCATTAACATATCACCGGTGACCGTCGCATAACCTTGTGTGCGGATATCGGTTTGTAGCTGGGTAAAGTGTAGCCATTTATCTGATATTTCAGCGCTGCTTAGTGGCTTAGTGCTATCAGCTTTGCTCTGCCATTCTGCCATTACCAAAGGTTCGATGACCGCATCTGGTTGATAGCTGGCAAATAACTGCCCTGTGGCAGAAGTTGTCAGTGGCATGCGTGAGCCGATACGCGTGATGATACTTATCGGGCTATCCGGCTCAACGGATTGAATAATAATAGGTCCTTCACTAAACCACTTGGCGATTTGCACCCCGCAGTTTAGAGCATCTTTAATGTCATTGGCAGCCGTAGTCAGTCGCTGTAAGATGTTATTTTGGTTGAGACCTGTATGACCTAAAGCTGCTAATGCTCCTAGAGCATCAACTCGCTCTCCCAGTCCATAGCGTCCATCATCGAGCTTACGGGCATAGCCTTTACGAATCAGGCTAACCAAGTAACGATGGGATTTGGCTGGATGCATCTGCATCGCTTGTGCAATGTCTTTTAGCATCATAGGCTCGTTATAAGCTATGAGGACATCTAATATCGATAATCCAATCTCAAGTGACTGCACGCCCCCTTGGTTCTTGTTCGATGTTAAAGAATTATTTAAGGTTGAAGCGTTATCTGATGATGACATTATTTGCTCAGTGGCCTGTTTTTTGCTCAGTTAAATAAAGATACGACTTGATGCTTATATCTAACCGTTTGAAATAAGCTAGATTTCACTTTTAAGGTTATCAGTTTAAGCGCATTGGTCTAAAAAAATTAGCTTGCGACGACTCATAACACCTTATTAAGTTTAGCAGATTTATGATTGTGACTGATTATATACATAATGATGAGCGTTTGATACCTGCCCAAAAAGGAGAATAATGATGATGCAGCTTTATAATTACTTTCGCAGTAGTACCTCTTACCGTACTCGTATTGCCATGAATCTTAAAGGTTTGGATTATGACTATATCGCGGTTAATTTGGCCCAAGACAAACAGTTGGAGTCGGCATTTAAATCTATCAATCCGCAAGGATTGGTGCCCGTCCTACAGACCGATGACTTATTGCTCTATCAAAGTCCGGCTATTTTAGAATGGTTAGAGGAAACTTATATACAAAATCCTCTATTGCCTAAAGATGCGGCGGGCCGTATGCAAGTACGCGCACTTAGCGCCATGATTGGCTGTGATATCCATCCCCTTAATAATCGTCGCATCTTACAGTATCTGCGCAATGAGTTAACAATTGGCAAAAATGAGGTCATGACCTGGTGCCAGCACTGGATGGACGAGGGCTTTGCTGCTTTAGAAAAACTATTGGCAGAAGACAAATCACGTGGAAAGTTTTGCTATGGCGACAGTCCAACGTTTGCAGATTGCTATTTAATACCGCAGGTCTCCTCCGCCCGTCGTTTCAAAGTAGACTTAACCCCTTATCCCAATATCGTCGCTATTGATGAGCATTGCCGATCGCTTAAAGCCTTTGATGATGCTGACCCTTCAAAACAACCCGATGCACCAGAAGCTTAATCTATATGATTGAAAGTTATCAAAAGCTGTCAAAAGTTATTAAATGAAGTGGAATTGAAGTAAAACTCTGATTTTCACTTTATTTTAGCTAAATAAAAATGATAGAAGCGGCAACCCAGACATATAGCTGGTCTAAAAATATTTGAGGCCTAATAATTTCTTACATAAAAGAAAAAATAGTTTTAACACTTTGATAATAATAACTTTATTACAGGAAATTAAGCACATAATTGATAGTTTAAAGCGCATCGTAGGCTGGTAATTGTAAAATCAGTGTGCAACTGTGCACAGATAATGTTACATTTGGTTTGCAAGCTAGAAATACTCTTAGTTTGTAAAGGAACAAAATCAGGTAGCCTCAGGTAAGTACCCTATACCAGTGGGTTCGAGATTGCGAAATGACGTGATTTCCGCTGTCTAGCACGATAAATGCACAGTATTTATTCGATTGCTGCCCTTTAAATCACCTAAATGCTAAAAAATCCAAACCTATGGAGAATTACCATGACATTTAACAAAAACCTACTTACCGCTGCGCTACTAACTGTTGGTGGCTTTGCCGCTATGTCTAGTGCCAATGCGGCGGAGCCTAACCCTGCCACTAGCAGTTTTGACACTACGCTTGAAGTCCAGTCTATATGTACCATAAGCGCAGCTCCTATAGATGTCGATCTTTCGAACATTCAGGCAGGCTTGGCGACTACGGCTGTAACAGGAACCACTAACCTCACTGTGAACTGCTCTAAGAGTGACGTTGCTACTATTAGCTTGACACCTGTATCAACCACCAGCCCCGACGGCACTGGCACCCTGCTCGGAGGAGTTGACACACTCGAAGAAGTTGCTTATAAATTGACTTCCGGCTCAGCTAGTGGCAGCGCTTGGGGTTCTACTACGGGCACTGAGGGCACGGGCAACACTGTGTCCACAGCAGCAGCAACTGATTACGCTACCGATATTACCACTGCTATATATCTCACAGTGACTGATGACGCCGATGTTACACCTGGTACTTATAACGATACCATTACCGTTTCTGTAGCTTACTAATATCTATGTTAAGTCTCTGGTTACGCCGTGTTGCGAGACCTGCTATTATCTTTAGCTTGCTCTTATCTAGTAGTGGAGCAATGGCGAGTGGCCTACAGGTCTCTCCCATCTCCTTAAACTTACAAGCTAGAGAAAACGCCAGTGGCCTGACCCTTAGTAACTCGAGTGACGAAGTGATAAACGCGCAAGTGCGCGTTTATCAGTGGTCACAGGACGAAAACGGCGATCAGCTCACCCCATCACGAGGGTTATTGGCCAGTCCGCCAATAATTAAGCTTAACTCCGGTGAAAAACAACTGGTCCGAATTATCCGCGCTAAGGCACCGCAGCAAGGCGCAGCAGCTGTGGAAGATACCTACCGAATTTTGGTTAACGAACTGCCTGTTAAGTCTACTGATCAAAAAAGTGGTTTACAGTTTGCAATAAGCTACTCTCTACCGGTATTTGTGCAACCGATTGGTGTTGTCAAGACCAGCCCAAAGTTACAATGGCGATATAACTTGCTACCAGATAGTAAGCAGATGAAATTAAGTATCAGCAATAGCGGCAATGGCCATGCTAAATTAGTTGGTCTGAGCATTATGGACGCTGCGGATAATAGCATTGATATACATCAAGGTTTACTGGGTTATGTTTTACCAGGCGCTACCATGCACTGGACACTGAAAATACCGCCCTCCGCCCTACCGATAGGGACAACAACCGGTAAATTCAAGGTAACAATCAATGGAACTCAGACGACACAGGACGTCACACTGGACAATTCCATTCGCTAAAGTAATTTTACTGCAGAGTATGACGGTATCGGTCAGCCATGCCGTGGAACTGAATGACGTTGCTGCTACAAATGTCGTTGCTAAAGACGTTACTTCTACAGTCATTGATGATACTAGACTTGCCCAGCTCGACCTAGACAGCTACAACCCTGACAATGATACTGGCCTCGATTTGTATCTGGACGTCACTCTAAATGGCGCCAGTGCGGGCTTGGTTCACTTCGTCTACCGTGAAGATCAACTTTGGGCAAGTCCTGCCATACTGCAACAGCTCGGTTTTATATTACCTCCTGATACCATCGAACCAATCCCACTAAGTAGCCTACTCGACGTCAAGATTAATTATGACGCCCGTCGACAAACGGTAAGCATTATTGCCCCGCTAAATCTACTCAATCTAGACACCACCATACGTAGCACTCGTAGTAATAAACGCCCGAAACCTACCGCATCGCCCGGCATGTTATTAAACTATGATCTCTATGGCACGCAAACAGAAAATAATGCCACCAGTCTAAGTGCCTATACGGAACTTCGTGCGTTTAACTCCCTTGGCGTAATAAGCTCCACTGCACTGACAACCGGAAATCGCCTTTCTGACAGCGGCAATAACAGCAGTGACTGGGACGGTCGTACGGTACGGCTGGATACCAGCTGGAGCAAATCATTCCCTGACAAGCTGCTTACGGTTCGTGCGGGCGACATCCTCACAGGCGCGCTGTCATGGACACGTTCCACGCGCTTAGGAGGTCTACAGTTTGGCACTAATTTTGATCTGCAACCCTATCTAACCACCGCCCCATTGCCTTCGTTTTTTGGCTCTGCCACCTTGCCCTCAGCAGTAGAGCTGTATGTGAATGGCCTCAAGCAATACAGCGGCGATGTACCCGCCGGCCCATTTGAGCTCAATACCGCTCCTAGCTTCAGTGGCGCAGGCACAGCTCAACTCGTGCTGACCGATGCACTAGGACAAAGCTCTACCGTCAATTTTTCACTTTACGACGCCCATCGTTTGCTACAGCCAGGGCTTTCCGACTGGTCAGTAGAGCTCGGCGCCGTGCGCGAAAACTATGGCATCAAATCCTTTGATTACGGCAACGATATCGCCGCCAGTGGCACTTGGCGTTATGGGGTTAGCGACCGCTTTACCGCAGAAACCCATGCCGAAGTGACCAATGGTCTCAGTAATGCCGGAGTCGGTGGTACTTGGTTGCTAGGTAGCGCAGGTGGTATCTTGTTCGCATCATTGGCCGGCAGCGAGAGCCAAGGTCAGAGCGGCGCGCAATATAGCGCCAGCTACTCTTGGAATAATAGCCGTTTCAATGTCGGCCTCAGTGCTAGGGGCACCCACGGTGATTACCGTGACGTCGGCACACAGTACGGATCTGCCCCTACCAGTCGAAGTGAGCAATTCTCAACCGGTTACAGTACTCAGTCTCTAGGCCGTTTTGGCGTGAGCTATAACCAAGTGGCTTATGCGGAGCAGGAGACTACCCAGTTTGCCAGTGCCTATTGGTCTAAGTCTTTTGGGCGGCGCTTGAGACTGAACGCCAATTATAATCACGATATCAACGACTCTGCTAATAACAGTGTCTCTATTGGCGCATCCCTATCGCTGGATGGTAATATGTCAGTTAGCAGTAGTTTAAGACACACAGAAGCCCGCGACGTCTTGGTAGCTGATGTGTCGCAGTCCGCTCCCAGTGCAGGTGGCATAGGTTGGCGCGCACAGGCACAACACAGCGTAGATAATACTGCGAATAAAAATGACAGCACGGGCGGCATGGCGGAAATTAATTACCTCGGTCGCTATGGACAAGGTCAAGTGGGTATCAGAGGCAATGATGGTAATTACAGCACCTCTGCCAGTGTCACAGGCGCGCTGGTCAAGATGGGCGGCGGAATATTTGCCGCCCGCCAAATCAATAATGGTTTTGCCGTGGTTTCCACTGACGGTATCGCCAATGTGCCGGTGTTACTGCAAAACAGTGCCATCGGTACCACCAATAGCCGGGGGCTGTTGCTGGTGTCACCGCTGAACGCTTACCAAGATAACAAGGTCAGCATCGACCCCATGGACTTACCGGCGGATCTGCGTATTGATAAAATCAACATTGAAGCCACGCCCACAGACCGCGCGGGTGTACTGATCGCCTTTGGCATCACACCGGTGCGCTCTGCCTCTATTATTCTGACAGACAGCGACAACCAACCAATAGAGTTGGGCAGTCAGGTAAGGTTGCTCACCAACCAGAATCTGCCATCAACAATCGTTGGTTTTGATGGCATGGTGTATCTGGACACACTGGATGAGCGTAATGTGCTAGAGGTAATTACCCCCTCTGGTGATATTTGCAATGTTAGCTTTGACTATGCCAAGCAAGGTGATGGCATCCCACTAATTGGCCCCCTCATCTGTCAGAAGGTACGGAAATAATGACACTATTTAAAACGATATTTAAAACAATATTTAAAATGAAACTGTTCCAGTGGCGTTACAGCCTATTGCTGCTGCCTATAGCGTTGTGGTTACCGATGGGTAATGCGCAAGCGCTTACTTGCAAAGTGGATAGCTTTGTTTCACCCAATCTTGGTACCATTACCCTCGCCAATGCTGACAATGCTAGCGTTGAGCAATTGCTGACCTATAGTTGCACAAACACCTCTGATACTACCGAGTGGGCATCCGTGTGCATTGGAGCCGATGGTGGCAATAATAATCCTTCCCAAATCAATCCCCGTTATCTACCTCTATTTGGTAGTGGTAGTTCTGAATTAAATTTCAACATGACACTTAATGACAGAAGTGGTGCTACATGGGGCCCACGCAACGGCAAGGGAACAGAAGAGTTCATAGATTTCGTTAGTGTAACTCCAGGTCTTACCACAACCAAATCCACGATTATTAAAGTATCTTTGGTACCTGATAATCACGCTGCCACAGCAGGCGACTACACTACTAACTTCACAAGTGTCAATACAGCATTGACGTTTATAACAGTCGGTTCCAATACTGACAATCAACAATGCTCTTCACCAGAAATTCAAGGAACCAGTCCACTCTCGTTTACTGTCCAAGCTACCGTTGACCCCCAGTGTACAATCAACACTACTTCCGACGTCAACTTGGGCCATTATTCAGCAAGCCAGACCGATATCACTGGTAGCAATAACAATGCAATTGGTGTGACCTGCACAAATGACGCATCCTATAATATTGGTTTGACCCCTTCCAACGACAACACTAATGGTGCGGGCGTTATGAAGGGTTCCGGTAGCAATACTGACAAGGTGCCTTATCAATTATTTTCTGATATTAGTAGAACCACTAAATGGGGCAATAATGGCAGCACCTATGACACTTTAACCAACGGCTTTATTGGTAAAGGCAGTGGAACCAGTGAAGCACAGACTGTATATGTCACTGTCCCTAACGCTGACTTCAAACCAGACAACTATTCCGACACCGTGACTATTAGAGTGAATTACTGACAGCCTCGCTATTTCCATCATACCTAAATGCTTGTTGGATGACTTATTATCCAAACGGGGTAACGAGTATTCAACCATTTACCAACAACCAATCTATCCATTATCAATGAAATTATTATTAATTTAGTACCGACAACCGCTCGCGATCATGCGGTGCGTTAAAGTCGATATCAGGACCAACAGGTATTATAAATGTTGGATTAATGGTGTCATGGCTGCCGTAATAATGCATTTTTATATACTCTATTGCCACTGTGTCGGCGATACCCGGCACCTGATATAAATCGCGTAAATAGCCCCAAAGGTTGGGGTAATCTACGATACGATGTAAGTTGCATTTAAAATGACCCACGTAAACGGCATCAAAACGTACTAAAGTGGTAAACAGTCGCCAATCCGCTTCGGTAAGAGTGCTACCAAGCAAATAACGACTATTTCCCAAACGTCTTTCTAAGGTATCCAGCGCATTAAACACCTCACCCACCGCTTCTTCGTAAGCGTCTTGGGTAGTGGCAAAACCAGCTCGATACACACCGTTATTAATCGCCGGATAAATGAACTCATTTAATGCATCGATTTCTGCCAACAACTCTGGCGGTGAAAAATCTCCTGCTAATGCGCCAACTTCATCAAATGCCGTATTAAACATGCGAATAATCTCAGACGATTCATTACTGACAATGGTGTTGGTTTTTTTATCCCATAAAATGGGCACGGTAACGCGTCCGGTATAATCGGCTTGAGCGGCAGTATAAATATTATATAAATGAGTGGCATTAAAAATCGGATCAGCTACAACGCCTTTGCCAGGATTAAATGTCCAGCCTTCATCACCCATAAAGGCATTGACTACCGACATGGTAATCATATCTTCTAAGCCTTTTAGCTTACGATAGATAAGAGTACGGTGCGCCCAAGGACACGCTAAAGAGACATATAAGTGATAACGATTAGGCTCAGCTTTAAACCCGCCAATACCTGAGGGTCCGGCGCTACCGTCTGTGGTTACCCAATTTCTAAAGCTAGAATCTTTACGTTCAAAACGGCCGCCGCTCGATTTTGTGTCATACCATTTATTTTGCCATTGACCGTCAACTAATAAGCCCACGTTGTTCTCCTGTTTATTTTAGTTTTGATTGCTGGTTTGATCCAAAAATTACCGCGATTAAAATCGTTGAAAGCCGGTAATAAGTCAGTTTTGGTGTTAGTCAAAAAGAGTCTACCACATGGGGCAGATTCATCTATGAGTGTTCGGCAATCAACAAGAAACACGCACTATCATCAGCGCTAGATGCCAAAATCCAGTTACCCTTTGTTAGTACCACCATATTTTTTGCTTTTAGGATGAGTCGCTGCGTCTATTAGAATAATAACTCATCATTCTAATAAAAAAGACTTGCAAAGTTGTAAAAACTTGCTAAAATGCATGTCCTAAATAGGCGTATAGCTCAGTTGGTTAGAGCGCTACCTTGACATGGTAGAGGTCAGCAGTTCGAGTCTGCTTATGCCTACCAGATTCTAAAAGCCCCAGTTTAACGACTGGGGCTTTTTTTGTCTGTTTTTCAGGGAGTTACGTTGACAGATATGTAGGATGATTAAGAAGATGTCAAACTGTTAGCTACGCCCTTAAATTCCTTGTGCCCAACTTGTGCCTCACATTAATTTTGAGACTGTAAAAAGATATTAGACCTCTTTCCAAACTAAGCTAACTCTAAGTTATAAATAGCAGCAATCAAATTAAACCGCAGCCCGAAACGCTTTCTTCGATTGCGATTGCGACAAGATAAGATTCTAAAACGTTTTAAGACACCGATAACATGCTCATTAGTAATGCGTTCAGCCGCAAGCTTCCTATTTTCTCTCTTCTGCTCTTGCGTTAATGGATGCTTCTTACTGTTTTTTTGAGGTGATACGCTGTTGCTATGCTGTTTTTGGATGCCTTGATAGCCTGAGTCTACTTTAATCGTTATGTCTTCGTTTATGGTTAGTTTTGAGTGACGAAAGAGTGTGAAATCATGACATCTACCGGTACTGAAATGAGTGCAGATAATACTTTTATCCGCTTTGTTGACCACTATCTGAGCCTTTAGGGTATGTCGTTTCTTTTTACCGGAGTAGCCTTGTTTTTGCTTTTTTTGGGACGCTCTATGGCCACTTCGGTGGCATCAATGAGTACGGTGTCCATGTGAGGGTCTTGCCATAGGGCTTTTTTACTCGGTAATGCAAAGTCTGGATGTTTTATAAGCGCGGGCTCTACCCAGTGAATACTTTTACATACCGCACTTTCTGATATACCAAAGTCTTGAGCAATATGAAACTGGGTTCGGTATTCTCGATAATAAGTAAGTGTTATGAGTAGTTTGTTTTCTACGCTGATGCTACTGTGACGCCCACCTTTTTTATGCTTGACTTGATAGCTTTGATGACATATTTGGATCATTTTATCGAAGGTGTCTTTGTTGACGCCTATGTACCGTTTGAAGTGGTGCGCTGGTAGTTTGATAAGTTCGTTGTATGTCATGATGAGGGCGTCTGTTAGTTAATTTGTTGGTTAATTTAACATGTTTTCTGGTTTGGAAAGAGGTCTATTATAGGACAGAATTGATTTTTAGAACTATCCATTAATTTTAATTTAAATATATTTTAAGTTACTTAAAGCCAGATAATCTTCGGAATATCTGGCTTTTGTTTGTTATATTAACGACAGCTGTTGTCGTCGTAACTCATATCTATGTCATATCTATATTGTTACTTTGGTTAGATTACGATATGGTTAAGTGAGCAAATATAAAAACTTTGTTTGGAGTAATAACCAATAGTGAAAAGCGTAGATCAGCAAAATGAGCCACTAAATACAGCTAATCAAAATTTTATTGCGCATGTTCGTGCCAGCGACGGCAGTGAGCAG of the Psychrobacter sp. LV10R520-6 genome contains:
- a CDS encoding IS5 family transposase (programmed frameshift); the protein is MTYNELIKLPAHHFKRYIGVNKDTFDKMIQICHQSYQVKHKKGGRHSSISVENKLLITLTYYREYRTQFHIAQDFGISESAVCKSIHWVEPALIKHPDFALPSKKALWQDPHMDTVLIDATEVAIERPKKKQKQGYSGKKKRHTLKAQIVVNKADKSIICTHFSTGRCHDFTLFRHSKLTINEDITIKVDSGYQGIQKQHSNSVSPQKNSKKHPLTQEQKRENRKLAAERITNEHVIGVLKRFRILSCRNRNRRKRFGLRFNLIAAIYNLELA